The Pan paniscus chromosome 1, NHGRI_mPanPan1-v2.0_pri, whole genome shotgun sequence genome has a segment encoding these proteins:
- the LOC134728364 gene encoding complement factor H-related protein 3 isoform X10 translates to MLLLINVILTLWVSCANGQVKPCDFPDIKHGGLFHENMRRPHFPVAVGKYYSYYCDERFETPSGSYWDYIHCTQNGWSPAVPCLRKCYFPYLENGYNQNYGKKFVQGNSTEVACHPGYRLPKAQTTVTCTEKGWSPTPRCIRVNSSEKCGPPPPISNGGTTSFLLKLYVPQSRVEYQCQSYYELQGSNYVTCSNGEWSEPPRCIHPCIITEKNMNKNNIKLKGRNDRKYYAKTGDTIEFMCKLGYNANTSILSFQAVCREGIVEYPRCE, encoded by the exons TGAAGCCTTGTGATTTTCCAGACATTAAACATGGAGGTCTATTTCATGAGAATATGCGTAGACCACACTTTCCAGTAGCTGTAGGAAAATATTACTCCTATTACTGTGATGAACGTTTTGAGACTCCTTCAGGAAGTTACTGGGATTACATTCATTGCACACAAAATGGGTGGTCGCCAGCAGTACCATGTCTCA gaaaatgttattttccttatttggaaaatggATATAATCAAAATTATGGAAAAAAGTTTGTACAGGGTAACTCTACAGAAGTTGCCTGCCATCCTGGCTACCGTCTTCCAAAAGCACAGACCACAGTTACATGTACGGAGAAAGGCTGGTCTCCTACTCCCAGATGCATCCGTGTCA attcttcagAAAAGTGTGGGCCTCCTCCACCTATTAGCAATGGGGGTACCACCTCCTTTCTACTAAAATTGTATGTGCCACAGTCAAGAGTCGAGTACCAATGCCAGTCCTACTATGAACTTCAGGGTTCTAATTATGTAACATGTAGTAATGGAGAGTGGTCGGAACCACCAAGATGCATAC atCCATgtataataactgaaaaaaacatgaataaaaataacataaagttaaaaggaagaaatgacagaaaatattatGCAAAAACAGGGGATACCATTGAATTTATGTGTAAATTGGGATATAATGCAAATACATCAATTCTATCATTTCAAGCAGTGTGTCGGGAAGGGATAGTGGAATACCCCAGATGCGAATAA
- the LOC134728364 gene encoding complement factor H-related protein 3 isoform X6, whose amino-acid sequence MLLLINVILTLWVSCANGQVKPCDFPDIKHGGLFHENMRRPHFPVAVGKYYSYYCDERFETPSGSYWDYIHCTQNGWSPAVPCLRKCYFPYLENGYNQNYGKKFVQGNSTEVACHPGYRLPKAQTTVTCTEKGWSPTPRCIRVRTCSKSDIEIENGFISESSSIYILNKEIQYKCKPGYATADGNSSGSITCLQNGWSTQPICINSSEKCGPPPPISNGGTTSFLLKLYVPQSRVEYQCQSYYELQGSNYVTCSNGEWSEPPRCIHPCIITEKNMNKNNIKLKGRNDRKYYAKTGDTIEFMCKLGYNANTSILSFQAVCREGIVEYPRCE is encoded by the exons TGAAGCCTTGTGATTTTCCAGACATTAAACATGGAGGTCTATTTCATGAGAATATGCGTAGACCACACTTTCCAGTAGCTGTAGGAAAATATTACTCCTATTACTGTGATGAACGTTTTGAGACTCCTTCAGGAAGTTACTGGGATTACATTCATTGCACACAAAATGGGTGGTCGCCAGCAGTACCATGTCTCA gaaaatgttattttccttatttggaaaatggATATAATCAAAATTATGGAAAAAAGTTTGTACAGGGTAACTCTACAGAAGTTGCCTGCCATCCTGGCTACCGTCTTCCAAAAGCACAGACCACAGTTACATGTACGGAGAAAGGCTGGTCTCCTACTCCCAGATGCATCCGTGTCA gaACATGCTCAAAATCAGATATAGAAATTGAAAATGGATTCATTTCTGAATCTTcctctatttacattttaaataaagaaatacaatataaatgtaaaCCAGGATATGCAACAGCAGATGGAAATTCTTCAGGATCAATTACATGTTTGCAAAATGGATGGTCAACACAACCAATTTGCATTA attcttcagAAAAGTGTGGGCCTCCTCCACCTATTAGCAATGGGGGTACCACCTCCTTTCTACTAAAATTGTATGTGCCACAGTCAAGAGTCGAGTACCAATGCCAGTCCTACTATGAACTTCAGGGTTCTAATTATGTAACATGTAGTAATGGAGAGTGGTCGGAACCACCAAGATGCATAC atCCATgtataataactgaaaaaaacatgaataaaaataacataaagttaaaaggaagaaatgacagaaaatattatGCAAAAACAGGGGATACCATTGAATTTATGTGTAAATTGGGATATAATGCAAATACATCAATTCTATCATTTCAAGCAGTGTGTCGGGAAGGGATAGTGGAATACCCCAGATGCGAATAA
- the LOC134728364 gene encoding complement factor H-related protein 4 isoform X7, producing MLLLINVILTLWVSCANGQEVKPCDFPDIKHGGLFHENMRRPHFPVAVGKYYSYYCDERFETPSGSYWDYIHCTQNGWSPAVPCLRTCSKSDIEIENGFISESSSIYILNKEIQYKCKPGYATADGNSSGSITCLQNGWSTQPICIKFCDMPVFENSRAKSNGVRFKLHDTLDYECYDGYEISYGNTTGSIVCGEDGWSHLPTCYNSSEKCGPPPPISNGGTTSFLLKLYVPQSRVEYQCQSYYELQGSNYVTCSNGEWSEPPRCIHPCIITEKNMNKNNIKLKGRNDRKYYAKTGDTIEFMCKLGYNANTSILSFQAVCREGIVEYPRCE from the exons TGAAGCCTTGTGATTTTCCAGACATTAAACATGGAGGTCTATTTCATGAGAATATGCGTAGACCACACTTTCCAGTAGCTGTAGGAAAATATTACTCCTATTACTGTGATGAACGTTTTGAGACTCCTTCAGGAAGTTACTGGGATTACATTCATTGCACACAAAATGGGTGGTCGCCAGCAGTACCATGTCTCA gaACATGCTCAAAATCAGATATAGAAATTGAAAATGGATTCATTTCTGAATCTTcctctatttacattttaaataaagaaatacaatataaatgtaaaCCAGGATATGCAACAGCAGATGGAAATTCTTCAGGATCAATTACATGTTTGCAAAATGGATGGTCAACACAACCAATTTGCATTA aattttGTGATATGCCTGTTTTTGAGAATTCCAGAGCCAAGAGTAATGGCGTGCGGTTTAAGCTCCATGACACATTGGACTACGAATGCTACGATGGATATGAAATCAGTTATGGAAACACCACAGGTTCCATAGTGTGTGGTGAAGATGGGTGGTCCCATTTGCCAACATGTTATA attcttcagAAAAGTGTGGGCCTCCTCCACCTATTAGCAATGGGGGTACCACCTCCTTTCTACTAAAATTGTATGTGCCACAGTCAAGAGTCGAGTACCAATGCCAGTCCTACTATGAACTTCAGGGTTCTAATTATGTAACATGTAGTAATGGAGAGTGGTCGGAACCACCAAGATGCATAC atCCATgtataataactgaaaaaaacatgaataaaaataacataaagttaaaaggaagaaatgacagaaaatattatGCAAAAACAGGGGATACCATTGAATTTATGTGTAAATTGGGATATAATGCAAATACATCAATTCTATCATTTCAAGCAGTGTGTCGGGAAGGGATAGTGGAATACCCCAGATGCGAATAA